The stretch of DNA ATATGAAGGCCACGCTCCCcataacacacacacagttaCCCCAGATTGGCAGAGAACTGGAATGTTGTAGAATCCACAGGTCAGATTGGAGTGGGGGCGGTGTAGAGTTGAGGAGCTGAGATTCGTTGAGGCAGAAGAGCtcaggacacacacacaacaaGAAACTAagagtggggctggggagggattgGAGGTACAGGGACAACGAGGTGTCAGAGGGCAGGGGTCATAAGGAATAAGGAAGAGGCCATTGGGCCCTGTCATCTGGATGCTGGGAGAATTGGGGCGTGTCTGGATATTGGGGATCCCAGGATGGTGGAGGCCTGGGGGATCAGGCTATCAGGATTTGGGCAGGGACCATGAAAAAACAGAGGGTCAGAATATGAAAGAGTTCCCATGTCAGGGGTTGGGAAAATTCAGAAGTTCAGAGATTAGAGAGGGACTGGGGCTTCTAGAAGTCCAGAACTTGCAAAGTCAGGAAGTTGGAAGGTCAGAAGTCTGGGGTGAGAGGGGAGAAGTCatggggttgaggcaggaaggcATCCGATGGCGAAGGGGGTGGGAGGCTGGAAAATGGGATCCAGGCCTGATGCTAATATTCGGCGACGTCGAGGAGAGGAAGGGTGTCTATCGTATCattctctgttgttttttgttttgttttgtttttgagacagagtttcactcttgttgcccaggctagagtgcaatggcatgatctctgctcacagcaacctccacttcctgggttcaagcgattctccctcccgagtgtctgggattacaggcatgtgccaacacgcctggctaatttttgtatttttagtagagatggggctctccatgttggccaggctgctcttgaactcccaacctcaagtgatctgcccgcctcagcctcccaaagtgctgggattataggcacgagccatgACGCCCAGCCCATTCTCTATTCTTGCCTGTAAGTTTGCAATCTTCCCCAGTGTGAtacattttaacagaaaaatgcAGGGACAAGAAGTGAGGAAGTTATGAAGTCTGAAGGCAGGGGACTTGCAACCTGGGGGCGCTCAGGGCCCTGGAAAGGGGAAGGTCAGGGGAGGGGGCCACTGACCGAGCCGCCCTCCACGATGTCCCTCCAGAGCGGGCGGTCAGGGGGCTGCTCGGCCAGCTCCAGGAGGTTGTCCAGCACCACCTGGCCGATGAGGTCGTGCCGCGAGAAGCGGTCAAAGTCATAGACGCTGAAGTGCAGTTTGCGTTGGGCCAGCTCGGCCAGGGGCACCGAGAATTGAAACGTCTCATTGAAGACGGGGTTCAGGGTCTTCCTGTGCACCTGGTGGTGGTGGGTGACAGGAGACAGACACCGTGCCCATGAGCCCCTCCTCCACAGGATCCAGGAGTCCaggaccccagcccctcctccctcagacccaggagtccaggcccagcccctcctccctcagacccaggagtccaggcccagcccctcctccctcagacccaggagtccaggcccagcacctcctccctcagacccaggagtccaggcccagcccctcctccctcagacccaggagtccaggcccagtacctcctccctcagacccaggagtccaggcccagcccctcctccctcagacccaggagtccaggcccccagctgcTGCttcctcagacccaggagtccaggaccccagcccctcctccctcagacccagtagtccagaccccagcccctcctccctcagacccaggagtccagaccccagcccctcctccctcagacccaggagtccagactcCTAGCTCCCTCTCTGTGGGACCCCAGTGTCCAGCCTGCTGCTCCGGACCTTGGTCTGAAATTTTTTCTTGCGGTCAGGCAGCAGGTAGATCTTGACGTAGGGATCTGAGAAGCCGTTGGAGTCCTTGGCAGGGAGGTCCAGGGCCTGCAGGATCCTCACCACCAGCTGGTCTGAGCCATAGAGGTACCGCAGGGCGAAGCTGATGCGGCCACAGGGTGCCCCTGTGCCTGCTTCTCCGGAGCCTGGGGCGCCCCCGCCCCGCCGGCCACCAGGGCCAGTCCCCTGGTACAGCTCGGGCTTAATCTGCCCAATGAGTTTGGCTTTTTCCTCGCCGCCAGGCAGGGGTAAGGGCAGGGCGGGTGGCCGCTCCTCACTGTTGGGGTCCGGCTGGGAGGTCAGAGTCTGCTGGGTGAGGGGTCGGGGCAGGGCTGGGTACCTGTAGGGGGTGGGGGAGACCAAGGTGAGGTCAGTGACTCTGATCTTTGCATGCAGAGACCTGAGAGattccttcctgcctttccctctgtcccccagccaGGTGGCCACAAGTCCCCTCCTTTGATCACTGTGTGAGCTTGAGGGAGCCACTgggctctctgagcctcagtttccccattgatATCTGGGggcattccctccctccctccctttcttctttctttccttctttccttcttttttgagacagagttttgctcttctcgcccaggctggagtgcaaaggcatgatctcagctcactgcaatctctgcctcccaggttcaagcagttctcctgcctcagcctccagagtaactgggagtacaggtgtgtgccaccatacctggctaatttttatatttttagcagagacggagttccaccatgttggtcaggctggtctcaaactcctgacctcagatgatccgcctgcctcggcctcccaaagtgctgggattacaggcatgagccaccgcacccagtctcaTTCTCCCCATTTCAAAGCTAGCTCCAGCCCATACCTGTGAATGCACCAGCTTTCAGTAACCTCCTTTGGACCTCAAGCTGGTGACCAAGGATGCTTCTCCATGGACCCCCGACGCCCCACATAACACAGACCTTCCTTGAACCCTCTTCTGCCCTTCTCTTAATCTCCCCAGCCGTCTCTCCTCTCTATGCCCACTGTCCTGGTCACAGTCAGGCCTTGTGCTCTCCTGAACTCTCAGCCTCCAGTGTCCCCCTCCAGCCCACCCCATGTGGCCCCACAGGGTTCCTTCTACACCCAGAGCTGACTCTGCCCCTCCCCTGCTCACAGCCCTCCCATGGCTCTTCAGTGCCCTCAGGACAAAGTCCCAGAGCCTCAGCCTGGCACTCAAAGCCCCGTGTGGTCTGGTGTGCGTAGCCACATctctcaagttttctttttttcttttcttttctttttttttttttttttgagatggagtctcgctctgccgcccaggctggagtagagtgtgcaatcttggctcccgggttcaagagattctcctgtctcagcctcctgagtagctgggattccagacacataccaccacgcccagctattattattttttgtatttttagtagagacggggtttcaccatattggccaggctggtgtcaaactcctgacctcaagtgatctagccaccttggcctccccaagtgctgggattacaggcatgagccaccgtgcccggcctgaagttttctttttttcaaacttATTCTCATGCCTTGGTGACTAAGGCATGGTGCCCTGGCTGTCCCCTTGGTGTGGGCTGTCCCCACAATGCACTATGATCTCGTTCTCCTCTTGTCTTTGCCTGGGCCGCTCCCTTCACCTGGAATGCCCAGGTCACAGCCCTGCCTCTTTGCCTGACTAACTCTCCCTCAGCCTGCTGGTCTCAGCTGAgacacctccacctccaggaagcTTCCAGCCTTCTCCCAGCTGTGGTCCCCTGAGCCGCTTTCCTGCCTCACCAGCCCAGCTACACCAGGACAGCCAGTCTGGGGGCCGCCTCCCCTGCACTGTGAGGAACAGGAGGGCAGAGTCCGGTGTTTTCCTAACACCCCGCTCAGGCCTAGTTTATGTTAGTGCTCAATATACATTGACAGGTATATTGAGGAATAATGAATGACGGAACTCCAGGTCCCACTACCAGTCCTGGCTTAGAGTGAAAGGGAGTGAATTGCCTTGTGCCACAGGGACTTGGGGATCCAACCTCATTCTCCTCTACTTTCCTGTCCTGAAGTCCTGTCCCCAGTCTCTTCCCTCTGGACCGAAGAATTCAGGCCCCCAGTCCCCTACTCCTTCGGGTCCAAGGGGTCTAGACCCCATAGCTCCaacctccctcagacccaggagtctaGGGCCCCACCCTCCTCTTTCCCTAAGATCCAAGAGTCAATACCCCGATTCCCCTCCAAATCCCGAACTCATAAGAACCATAGATGGGAAAGAGACACAGAGGAGGAGCAGAAGTTCAGAGTGGACCCCCAGCCCAGTATCCTCTCTcacctggtggtgggtgccaggcTTGTGACCTGCTGATGTGACTGGGCACTGGGCAAGCCCCCACCACTGGGGGGCAGCAGGAGCAACCCAGAGCCTGCTCCCCCCTCGGAGGGCAGCTCAGGGGATGTTTGGCTCGGTTTGACACCAGCGGCCActgcagctgctgcagcctcTGGATACGAGTCCATGTCCAAGTAGGAGGGCTCAGGGGTGTCAGAACCCCCCAGGCTGCCTGGCTCCAGCAGCTCAGCAAAGGGTGGATGGTGGGTGgtgtgggcatggtggtgtgggccgcCCAGCAGAGGATGGCCACCCAGGCCAGCACCCAGGTGGTGCCCGCCGCCGCCTACCAGGCCTGCCAGCCCGACACCAGGGCCCAGGTCTTTGCGCAGGGGGCCACCACCTACTGCCGAGCCTCCCTTGTCTCGCCAGGGCACCCAGCACAACTTCCAGGACACGAAGAGAGAGACACCCAGAAGGACAATGCCACAGAAAGTCACGATGACCGACAGCAGGCTCACGGAGATGTCTGGAGAGAATGAGGACAGAGGTAGGGGTCAGGATGGGGTCACAGTACCTCCTCCCTCTGCTGTCCCCGAAGAGTTAACCCTTCATATTTGCCATGCAATCGTCCATGCAATCGCAAGTGCCAGGCACTTTGCACGTATTACTTAATATATGTTCTACAACTCTACAAGGtaagtattgtatttttttttttttttttaagagatggaatctctgttactcaggctggagtgcagtggcatgatcatagctcactgcagcctcgaactcctgggctcaagcaatcctctcacctcagcctcccaagaggctgggactacaggtacttgctatcacacctggctaacttttaaattttttttgtagagatgaggtcttgctatgttg from Rhinopithecus roxellana isolate Shanxi Qingling chromosome 12, ASM756505v1, whole genome shotgun sequence encodes:
- the SYT3 gene encoding synaptotagmin-3 isoform X2, whose translation is MSGDYEDDLCRRALVLVSDLCELVRDADTNNRCQEFSDRIRGYPRGPDADISVSLLSVIVTFCGIVLLGVSLFVSWKLCWVPWRDKGGSAVGGGPLRKDLGPGVGLAGLVGGGGHHLGAGLGGHPLLGGPHHHAHTTHHPPFAELLEPGSLGGSDTPEPSYLDMDSYPEAAAAAVAAGVKPSQTSPELPSEGGAGSGLLLLPPSGGGLPSAQSHQQVTSLAPTTRYPALPRPLTQQTLTSQPDPNSEERPPALPLPLPGGEEKAKLIGQIKPELYQGTGPGGRRGGGAPGSGEAGTGAPCGRISFALRYLYGSDQLVVRILQALDLPAKDSNGFSDPYVKIYLLPDRKKKFQTKVHRKTLNPVFNETFQFSVPLAELAQRKLHFSVYDFDRFSRHDLIGQVVLDNLLELAEQPPDRPLWRDIVEGGSEKADLGELNFSLCYLPTAGRLTVTIIKASNLKAMDLTGFSDPYVKASLISEGRRLKKRKTSIKKNTLNPTYNEALVFDVAPESVENVGLSIAVVDYDCIGHNEVIGVCRVGPDAADPHGREHWAEMLANPRKPVEHWHQLVEEKTLTSFTKGSKGLSEKENSE
- the SYT3 gene encoding synaptotagmin-3 isoform X1; its protein translation is MSGDYEDDLCRRALVLVSDLCELVRDADTNNRCQEFSDRIRGYPRGPDADISVSLLSVIVTFCGIVLLGVSLFVSWKLCWVPWRDKGGSAVGGGPLRKDLGPGVGLAGLVGGGGHHLGAGLGGHPLLGGPHHHAHTTHHPPFAELLEPGSLGGSDTPEPSYLDMDSYPEAAAAAVAAGVKPSQTSPELPSEGGAGSGLLLLPPSGGGLPSAQSHQQVTSLAPTTRYPALPRPLTQQTLTSQPDPNSEERPPALPLPLPGGEEKAKLIGQIKPELYQGTGPGGRRGGGAPGSGEAGTGAPCGRISFALRYLYGSDQLVVRILQALDLPAKDSNGFSDPYVKIYLLPDRKKKFQTKVHRKTLNPVFNETFQFSVPLAELAQRKLHFSVYDFDRFSRHDLIGQVVLDNLLELAEQPPDRPLWRDIVEGGSEKADLGELNFSLCYLPTAGRLTVTIIKASNLKAMDLTGFSDPYVKASLISEGRRLKKRKTSIKKNTLNPTYNEALVFDVAPESVENVGLSIAVVDYDCIGHNEVIGVCRVGPDAADPHGREHWAEMLANPRKPVEHWHQLVEVSGVPHRPLTSTRAPSAPSSMQ